A region from the Lepidochelys kempii isolate rLepKem1 chromosome 16, rLepKem1.hap2, whole genome shotgun sequence genome encodes:
- the RGS3 gene encoding regulator of G-protein signaling 3 isoform X14, which translates to MFPSGMGDRDLSPPPVGAGRGDGLAAFRAFLRTEFSEENLEFWLACEEYKKIKSQSKMVSKAKKIFAEYIAIQSCKEVNLDSYTREHTKENLQTITRSCFDLAQKRIYGLMEKDSYPRFLRSELYLDIINQKKSSPTL; encoded by the exons at GTTCCCCTctggaatgggagacagggatctctccccacctcccgtcggagctgggaggggag ATGGGCTGGCTGCCTTCCGGGCCTTCCTGCGGACGGAGTTCAGCGAGGAGAACCTGGAATTCTGGCTTGCGTGCGAGGAGTACAAGAAGATCAAATCCCAATCCAAGATGGTGTCCAAGGCCAAGAAGATCTTTGCCGAGTACATTGCTATCCAGTCATGTAAAGAG GTGAACCTGGACTCCTACACGCGGGAGCACACCAAAGAGAACCTGCAGACCATTACCCGGAGCTGCTTTGACCTCGCTCAGAAACGGATCTATGGGCTCATGGAGAAGGACTCTTACCCCCGCTTCCTCCGCTCAGAGTTGTATTTAGACATAATTAACCAGAAGAAATCCAGCCCCACACTGTAG
- the RGS3 gene encoding regulator of G-protein signaling 3 isoform X13, translating into MPFFRDLSKPQPLEFHSDVLLGVPWPHSGNLQRRHTMKEAKDMKNRLGIFRRRNESPGANPISKLDKAMKSLKPTPEEALKWGESLEKLLLHRYGLAAFRAFLRTEFSEENLEFWLACEEYKKIKSQSKMVSKAKKIFAEYIAIQSCKEVNLDSYTREHTKENLQTITRSCFDLAQKRIYGLMEKDSYPRFLRSELYLDIINQKKSSPTL; encoded by the exons ATGCCCTTCTTCCGAGACCTCtccaagccccagcccctggagttCCACTCGGACGTGCTGCTGGGCGTGCCCTGGCCACACAGCGGGAACCTGCAGCGTCGGCACACCATGAagga GGCCAAAGACATGAAGAACCGACTGGGGATATTTCGACGGCGAAATGAGTCTCCAGGAGCCAACCCCATCAGCAAGCTGGACAAAGCAATGAAATCCCTCAA GCCGACCCCGGAGGAAGCTCTCAAGTGGGGGGAATCTCTGGagaaactgctgctgcacagat ATGGGCTGGCTGCCTTCCGGGCCTTCCTGCGGACGGAGTTCAGCGAGGAGAACCTGGAATTCTGGCTTGCGTGCGAGGAGTACAAGAAGATCAAATCCCAATCCAAGATGGTGTCCAAGGCCAAGAAGATCTTTGCCGAGTACATTGCTATCCAGTCATGTAAAGAG GTGAACCTGGACTCCTACACGCGGGAGCACACCAAAGAGAACCTGCAGACCATTACCCGGAGCTGCTTTGACCTCGCTCAGAAACGGATCTATGGGCTCATGGAGAAGGACTCTTACCCCCGCTTCCTCCGCTCAGAGTTGTATTTAGACATAATTAACCAGAAGAAATCCAGCCCCACACTGTAG